Proteins encoded in a region of the Paenibacillus sp. E222 genome:
- a CDS encoding glycoside hydrolase family 127 protein, with protein sequence MRKAKVAIQDTFWKEYSELVRQTVIPYQWEALNDRIEGAEPSYAIRNFRIAAGLEKGEFGGWVFQDSDLYKWLEAVAYSIGNHPDPKLESIADEVIDLIGQAQHENGYVNTYFTIKEPGRQWTNLYEAHELYCAGHMIEAAVAYYHATGKRIFLDIACRFADLIDSLFGTEQGKIQAYCGHQEIELALVKLYNVTGEQRYLNLSSYFINERGNKPSYFVEEWERRGRKNIWSQGTPNLEVYQSHLPVREQTVAVGHSVRAVYMYTAMADLARLTNDSSLREACERLWINTTRKQMYITGGIGATHLGEAFTFDYDLPNDTVYAETCASIGLIFWARRMLQLEAKSDYADVMERALYNNVLGSMSKDGQHFFYVNPLEVYPDASEKNPDKHHVKPVRQKWFGCSCCPPNVARLLSSLHDYIYDISNDGKTVYVHLFIGSELQWVTGDGLQVTVHQRSELPWYGKVEFSISLAGNDAKAAPFEIAVRIPQWFQSQDPILKINGEPQHYRKHNGYAKMERAWSDGDTVEWILPLETQLIAAHPLIRPDAGKAAIQRGPLVYCLEQVDNGSSLSSLSFAEEPELREHETPELLGGCITVEVDGLLVDESVWLDNQPYQPLNKNVKPVQLTAIPYYLWGNRQAGEMNVWLRT encoded by the coding sequence ATGCGAAAAGCCAAAGTAGCCATTCAAGACACCTTCTGGAAAGAATACTCCGAATTAGTCCGTCAGACTGTCATTCCTTATCAATGGGAAGCGCTAAATGACCGAATCGAAGGCGCGGAGCCGAGCTATGCCATCCGTAATTTCCGAATTGCAGCTGGCTTGGAGAAAGGTGAATTCGGGGGATGGGTATTTCAGGATAGTGATCTCTACAAATGGTTGGAAGCGGTTGCTTATTCGATCGGTAACCATCCTGATCCCAAGCTGGAGAGCATCGCTGATGAAGTGATTGATCTGATTGGTCAAGCTCAACATGAAAATGGATATGTAAATACCTACTTCACCATTAAAGAGCCTGGAAGACAATGGACCAATCTGTATGAAGCTCACGAGCTATATTGTGCTGGACATATGATAGAGGCAGCAGTTGCATATTATCATGCGACAGGGAAACGCATTTTTCTCGACATCGCATGTCGGTTCGCTGATCTCATTGATAGCTTGTTTGGAACCGAGCAAGGTAAAATTCAGGCGTATTGTGGGCACCAGGAAATTGAATTAGCTCTGGTTAAACTATACAACGTTACAGGAGAACAACGTTATTTGAATCTGAGCAGTTATTTCATTAATGAGCGCGGTAACAAGCCAAGTTATTTCGTGGAAGAGTGGGAACGCCGGGGAAGGAAAAATATTTGGTCACAGGGGACTCCCAATCTTGAGGTATATCAGTCTCATCTGCCAGTGAGAGAACAAACGGTCGCTGTGGGTCACTCTGTTCGTGCAGTCTATATGTACACCGCCATGGCCGATTTGGCACGCCTCACGAATGATTCAAGTTTGCGAGAAGCCTGTGAGCGGCTCTGGATCAATACAACGCGCAAGCAAATGTATATTACCGGCGGCATAGGTGCAACACATCTGGGGGAAGCATTTACGTTTGACTATGATCTGCCTAACGATACGGTTTATGCAGAGACCTGTGCTTCCATTGGACTAATTTTCTGGGCACGTCGGATGCTGCAATTGGAAGCCAAAAGTGACTATGCTGACGTCATGGAAAGAGCACTATACAATAATGTACTTGGCAGCATGTCCAAAGATGGACAACATTTCTTCTATGTAAATCCACTAGAGGTATACCCGGACGCAAGTGAAAAAAATCCAGACAAACATCATGTGAAGCCCGTACGGCAGAAATGGTTTGGTTGTTCATGCTGTCCGCCTAATGTGGCACGTTTATTGAGTTCACTTCATGATTATATTTATGACATATCTAATGACGGAAAAACGGTGTATGTGCACTTGTTTATCGGTAGCGAGCTTCAATGGGTGACAGGAGACGGTCTGCAAGTAACAGTACATCAACGATCTGAATTACCCTGGTATGGAAAGGTGGAGTTCTCGATTTCTTTGGCTGGTAATGATGCTAAAGCTGCTCCATTTGAGATTGCAGTCCGCATTCCTCAGTGGTTTCAAAGTCAGGATCCAATATTAAAGATCAACGGAGAACCTCAACATTATCGTAAGCATAATGGTTATGCAAAAATGGAACGTGCTTGGTCCGATGGTGATACAGTAGAGTGGATATTGCCACTAGAGACCCAATTGATCGCTGCTCATCCTCTGATCCGGCCAGATGCTGGGAAAGCTGCCATCCAACGCGGCCCACTCGTTTATTGCCTGGAGCAAGTGGATAATGGATCTTCACTGTCTTCACTCTCATTCGCAGAGGAGCCAGAGTTGAGAGAACACGAAACGCCTGAACTGCTTGGTGGCTGCATTACTGTAGAAGTTGATGGGCTACTTGTGGATGAATCCGTGTGGTTGGATAATCAACCTTACCAGCCGTTAAACAAAAACGTCAAACCAGTACAACTCACAGCAATCCCTTATTATTTATGGGGCAATCGACAAGCCGGAGAAATGAATGTTTGGCTTCGTACCTGA
- a CDS encoding AraC family transcriptional regulator, with the protein MNGDGIIELNVPQLPYYLGAGRSEYEIGDQHPNRKKLGIYDVLIVVKGELYIGENDQQWTLVKGDSLILLPEGEHYSVRPCSQKTVFYWLHFEHVERYESLLTSSDYEPELQDSSRPFGNPYTLRLPKHSKLANPQAAFNLLEQLLTLEMDSSFWQEQRLLGELLSILEEGSLRVMDSVQTRLAEQAAIYIQQNYKTKVTNETLAAALHFHPNYVIRCMKMKYGKTPIEYLNELRLERAKRLLVTTDWLIDRIAEEVGFRYAPYFSSCFKRYIGLSPLQFRKQYMTT; encoded by the coding sequence TTGAATGGAGATGGAATCATAGAGCTTAACGTCCCCCAACTCCCCTATTATCTAGGAGCAGGACGTTCTGAATATGAAATCGGAGATCAACATCCGAACCGGAAAAAGCTTGGTATCTACGATGTACTGATTGTGGTCAAGGGAGAATTATATATTGGAGAGAATGATCAGCAATGGACTTTGGTAAAAGGAGACTCACTAATCCTGCTGCCAGAAGGAGAACACTATTCGGTCAGGCCGTGTTCACAGAAAACGGTATTTTACTGGCTGCATTTCGAGCATGTTGAAAGATATGAAAGCTTGCTGACCTCTTCTGATTATGAACCGGAGTTGCAAGATTCCTCCAGACCGTTTGGCAATCCTTATACGTTAAGGCTTCCTAAACATTCGAAATTAGCCAATCCACAAGCGGCTTTCAATCTTCTGGAGCAATTATTGACACTAGAAATGGATAGCTCCTTTTGGCAGGAGCAGCGCTTGCTAGGTGAATTGCTTTCCATACTGGAAGAAGGCAGCTTGCGGGTTATGGATTCCGTGCAGACACGATTAGCAGAACAAGCAGCAATATATATTCAACAGAATTATAAGACAAAGGTCACGAATGAAACGTTGGCAGCAGCTCTCCATTTTCATCCCAACTATGTTATCCGCTGCATGAAGATGAAGTATGGTAAAACACCAATTGAATATTTAAATGAACTTCGTTTAGAACGTGCAAAGCGATTACTGGTTACTACAGACTGGTTGATTGATCGCATTGCAGAAGAAGTGGGCTTTCGTTATGCTCCATACTTCTCATCCTGTTTCAAACGGTATATCGGGTTGTCTCCGCTTCAATTTCGAAAGCAATATATGACTACGTAA
- a CDS encoding MFS transporter has product MNARNIWLMISVGLGIMLNPLNSSMISIAIARLQQEFILDVTTVSWIIFSFYIASAVAQPVMGKCSDLFGRRKIFLIGLVVVFGSSMLAPLSPDFSWLIVFRIIQSVGTSMMVAVGMAIVRIHVTEKQAAALSILAMFLSGAAAVGPFIGGVLIHWWDWQSIFLVNIPLVIASFIFAWKTIPKEATLKSNYGDMSIRKWFLLIDAPGILLFTVALVTLLMSVLSVKSIGHLLTWHLMAGGIGLLALASFIRHELKTASPFIPLRVFAKYPEMTWVNVQFMLVNTLFYALFFGVPSYLQQVRHLNEVHTGLLMLTLGLCSLISSPLAGRWIDKSGTRPALIVSAVLMTCGSILIVALDKDSPVVNVILPLAVFGISNGLNSVGMQAALFKSTPKDMIGVASGIFNTSRYLGTILSSLLIGIVMGDTFSFIGFQTLGIILTVLAASLIIMTLRRQKSSATQTL; this is encoded by the coding sequence ATGAACGCTCGAAATATATGGTTAATGATATCTGTGGGCTTGGGAATCATGCTGAATCCGCTCAATTCCTCCATGATATCTATAGCAATTGCAAGACTACAACAGGAGTTTATACTTGATGTTACGACCGTGTCATGGATTATTTTTTCCTTTTACATTGCAAGTGCTGTGGCTCAACCGGTCATGGGCAAGTGCAGTGATCTGTTCGGCCGCCGAAAGATATTCCTTATCGGTCTGGTTGTTGTCTTTGGTTCCTCCATGTTAGCTCCGTTATCTCCAGACTTTTCTTGGCTTATCGTATTCCGGATCATTCAATCTGTTGGCACAAGCATGATGGTAGCCGTCGGAATGGCGATTGTAAGAATCCACGTTACTGAGAAACAGGCTGCTGCCCTGTCTATCCTTGCGATGTTCCTGTCTGGTGCAGCCGCGGTAGGCCCTTTTATTGGCGGTGTATTGATTCATTGGTGGGACTGGCAAAGTATTTTTCTAGTGAATATTCCATTGGTAATCGCAAGCTTTATATTCGCCTGGAAAACCATTCCCAAAGAAGCGACCCTCAAATCCAACTATGGCGACATGTCCATCAGAAAATGGTTCCTGCTGATTGATGCGCCCGGCATACTTTTGTTCACCGTCGCATTGGTGACTCTGCTAATGAGCGTGCTTTCCGTTAAATCAATCGGACATCTTTTAACTTGGCACCTTATGGCAGGAGGGATCGGATTGCTTGCATTAGCAAGTTTTATCCGACATGAATTGAAAACAGCGTCCCCCTTTATTCCGCTGAGGGTATTTGCCAAATATCCCGAAATGACCTGGGTGAATGTACAATTTATGCTGGTTAACACTCTGTTTTACGCTCTGTTTTTTGGTGTGCCATCTTATTTACAGCAGGTACGCCATCTGAACGAAGTTCATACAGGACTATTGATGCTAACCCTTGGTTTATGTTCACTCATCAGTTCTCCTCTCGCCGGACGCTGGATTGACAAATCAGGTACGCGGCCAGCTTTGATCGTTTCAGCGGTGTTAATGACGTGCGGGTCCATCTTGATTGTGGCATTGGATAAAGACTCACCAGTGGTGAATGTCATTTTGCCCTTAGCTGTATTTGGTATAAGTAATGGGCTCAACAGTGTTGGTATGCAGGCGGCTTTGTTTAAAAGCACACCCAAAGATATGATCGGTGTCGCATCAGGTATTTTTAATACATCGAGATATCTGGGGACCATTTTGTCATCGTTGTTGATTGGAATTGTCATGGGAGACACATTCAGTTTTATAGGATTTCAAACGCTTGGAATCATCCTGACAGTATTAGCTGCATCTTTAATCATCATGACCTTACGACGCCAGAAATCATCCGCAACGCAGACGTTATAG
- a CDS encoding LysR family transcriptional regulator — MELLQLRYFLTLARCEHVTEAAGKLHVTQSSLSKTIQRLEDDLGAPLFDRLGRKLRLNEFGRTFLRRTEKALFELEQGKQEMADLSNPDHGTLQLAVTTASTLPGILREFRKNKPNVQFHVQMVTLEDMCTLLHRGEIDFCLSSPPIQGDDIECQMLFQDPIVVAVPLGHQYADRSSITLEELKDEWFVGVKKGYGIRDLVDSKCQSVGFVPKYVYEGDEPARLTALVEAEIGIAFIPNTARNPQERIVYLRIEDQNLVREIALLSHKNRYISKAAIAFRSVVIDYFGAMSKPIAE, encoded by the coding sequence ATGGAACTTCTTCAGCTACGCTATTTTCTGACGTTAGCCCGATGTGAACATGTTACAGAAGCTGCGGGTAAGCTGCATGTCACTCAATCCTCACTGAGCAAGACGATACAACGTTTGGAGGATGACTTGGGTGCACCGTTATTTGATCGATTGGGCAGAAAACTGCGGTTAAACGAATTCGGAAGAACATTCCTTCGACGGACCGAAAAAGCCTTATTCGAATTGGAACAGGGAAAACAGGAAATGGCTGATCTCTCCAACCCGGATCACGGTACACTTCAATTGGCAGTGACTACAGCAAGCACATTACCAGGAATCCTGCGGGAATTCCGAAAAAATAAGCCGAATGTTCAGTTTCATGTACAAATGGTTACGTTGGAAGACATGTGCACGCTTCTCCACCGAGGCGAAATTGATTTTTGTCTGTCTTCCCCTCCAATCCAGGGAGATGATATCGAATGTCAGATGCTGTTCCAGGACCCAATTGTAGTTGCCGTGCCTCTCGGTCATCAATATGCGGATCGAAGCAGCATCACATTAGAAGAGCTTAAGGATGAGTGGTTTGTGGGGGTGAAAAAAGGATATGGTATTCGTGATCTGGTGGACTCCAAATGTCAATCCGTCGGATTCGTACCGAAGTATGTTTATGAAGGAGATGAGCCTGCAAGATTAACTGCACTTGTGGAGGCGGAGATCGGGATTGCCTTTATACCCAATACAGCAAGAAACCCGCAGGAACGAATTGTATATCTCCGGATCGAGGATCAGAACCTAGTGAGGGAAATTGCTTTATTGTCGCATAAAAACAGATATATCTCGAAAGCAGCTATCGCGTTTCGCAGCGTAGTCATAGATTATTTTGGTGCAATGTCCAAACCAATTGCTGAATAA
- a CDS encoding iron chaperone: MDVFAEYLARIDNLGHRDRTEEVLEWIIKKYPNLVPKIAWNQPMFTDHGTFIIGFSVSKHHLAVAPEKAGINHFSDEIVKAGYEHTKELVRIRWDGPVDFSLLERMIDFNITEKADCSTFWRK; this comes from the coding sequence ATGGACGTTTTTGCAGAATATCTAGCACGAATTGATAACCTGGGACATCGGGACCGTACGGAAGAAGTTTTAGAATGGATTATCAAGAAGTACCCAAATTTAGTACCTAAAATAGCGTGGAATCAGCCCATGTTTACCGATCATGGCACATTTATTATTGGATTTAGTGTATCCAAACATCATTTGGCTGTGGCGCCTGAGAAGGCAGGGATTAATCATTTTTCCGATGAAATTGTGAAGGCCGGCTATGAGCACACCAAGGAGTTGGTGCGTATCCGGTGGGATGGACCGGTTGATTTTTCATTACTGGAACGAATGATTGATTTCAACATTACGGAAAAAGCAGACTGTTCAACCTTTTGGCGGAAATAG
- a CDS encoding ABC transporter substrate-binding protein, which translates to MLKRRNSIWLLSALFILLVLSACGQAATKSNTTETTTTEAADTESSTDSTSASDADTTTGAEGETVTYQSDAGEVEVPANPKRIVDLTAFSTGYFVALDAPVVGATSGAINNKYIKDQLKSQGTTDLGEQPTAEQLISLKPDLIIAYTGTEGLDKLSQIAPVVQLQYGKRNFKDLMLEMGKLTNREAEAKDWITQWEAKINGLKPKVLAAVGDRTVSILNPYAKGLFVFGHNYGRGGEILYDEFGLKAPKRAQTEAIDSGTGWASISMEVLPEYAGDIIFTSPWSGDTTDPKIVYDNTVWKNLTAVKEGHVFQLDPTSDTYNDPVSLEGQLKFISDSLLSVK; encoded by the coding sequence TTGCTGAAACGAAGAAACTCGATATGGCTTTTGTCTGCTCTCTTTATATTACTTGTACTAAGTGCATGCGGTCAGGCCGCAACGAAAAGCAATACAACGGAGACCACCACAACCGAAGCCGCGGACACGGAATCATCAACTGACTCCACTTCTGCTTCTGACGCCGATACAACAACAGGTGCCGAAGGAGAGACTGTTACATATCAATCGGATGCAGGTGAAGTGGAAGTACCTGCAAATCCGAAGCGGATTGTCGATCTGACCGCATTTTCAACAGGGTACTTTGTTGCACTCGATGCTCCAGTCGTCGGTGCAACGTCAGGTGCAATAAACAACAAGTACATTAAGGACCAACTCAAAAGTCAGGGGACAACAGATCTGGGAGAGCAGCCAACAGCGGAGCAGCTGATCAGCCTAAAGCCTGATCTGATCATCGCATACACAGGTACAGAGGGTCTCGACAAGTTGTCGCAGATTGCACCAGTGGTACAGTTACAATATGGTAAGCGCAATTTCAAGGATCTCATGTTGGAGATGGGCAAGCTGACCAATAGAGAAGCCGAAGCAAAAGACTGGATCACACAATGGGAAGCGAAGATCAATGGGTTGAAGCCAAAAGTGCTTGCCGCTGTAGGAGATCGTACAGTCTCCATTTTGAATCCATACGCCAAAGGATTATTTGTATTTGGTCATAATTACGGTCGTGGTGGTGAAATACTCTATGACGAATTTGGTCTCAAGGCACCAAAAAGGGCTCAGACAGAGGCAATTGATAGTGGCACAGGCTGGGCTTCAATCTCGATGGAAGTGTTACCGGAATATGCAGGCGACATCATCTTCACTAGCCCGTGGTCAGGAGATACAACCGATCCGAAGATTGTTTACGATAATACGGTGTGGAAAAACCTAACTGCGGTCAAAGAGGGCCATGTGTTCCAGCTTGATCCGACCTCTGATACATACAACGACCCTGTATCGCTTGAAGGTCAGCTGAAGTTTATATCAGACAGCCTGCTTTCGGTGAAGTAG
- a CDS encoding YdeI family protein — translation MTTNKTNPKVDGYLNKAKKWKEESEKLREIVLSCDLTEDFKWMHPCYTLENKNIVIIHGFKEYCALLFHKGALLKDKQGILIQQTENVQAARQIRFTNLQQIVDMEAILKEYILEAIEVEKAGLKVELKKNIEYAVPEEFQTKLDENPALKTAFEALTPGRQRAYLFYFSQPKQSKTRVSRVEKCTQQILDGKGLND, via the coding sequence ATGACAACTAATAAAACAAATCCCAAGGTGGATGGATATTTAAACAAAGCAAAGAAGTGGAAGGAAGAATCAGAGAAGCTAAGAGAGATCGTTCTTTCCTGCGACCTGACTGAAGACTTTAAGTGGATGCATCCTTGTTACACGTTGGAGAATAAGAACATCGTTATCATTCATGGATTTAAGGAATATTGTGCGCTTCTTTTCCATAAAGGAGCCTTGTTAAAAGATAAGCAAGGTATTCTAATCCAACAAACAGAAAATGTACAAGCTGCTCGCCAAATCCGGTTCACTAATCTTCAACAAATCGTTGACATGGAAGCTATCCTGAAAGAGTATATTCTTGAAGCCATTGAGGTTGAAAAGGCCGGATTGAAAGTGGAACTCAAAAAGAATATAGAGTATGCTGTTCCAGAAGAGTTTCAAACTAAACTGGATGAAAATCCTGCGTTGAAAACCGCATTTGAAGCATTGACGCCTGGACGTCAACGGGCATACCTTTTTTATTTTTCCCAACCGAAGCAATCCAAAACCCGTGTGTCCAGGGTGGAGAAATGTACGCAGCAAATTCTGGATGGAAAAGGGTTGAATGATTAA
- a CDS encoding BlaI/MecI/CopY family transcriptional regulator yields MNHLQKLSDTEMELMEVIWECEPPVTSTELLTMFSQRGKAWKAQTISTFLSRLVDKGALTATRDGRTNKYVPRISPEDYKLLEAQQVLDGLYQGSVKNLISALYDGDKLSDQDIAELRQWFSEK; encoded by the coding sequence GTGAACCATCTGCAAAAATTATCGGATACTGAAATGGAACTGATGGAAGTGATCTGGGAGTGTGAGCCACCTGTCACCTCCACCGAACTGCTGACCATGTTTTCCCAAAGGGGTAAAGCTTGGAAGGCGCAAACGATCTCTACCTTTCTCTCTCGGCTGGTAGACAAAGGGGCCCTTACAGCTACAAGGGATGGACGGACCAACAAATATGTGCCCCGTATTTCACCCGAAGACTACAAGCTATTGGAGGCACAACAAGTTCTGGATGGATTATATCAAGGCTCTGTAAAAAATTTGATTTCAGCTTTGTATGATGGCGACAAGCTCTCAGATCAAGACATTGCAGAGCTGAGACAATGGTTTTCAGAAAAGTAA
- a CDS encoding M56 family metallopeptidase, whose product MNTILVLLSTLTVAGSVVVAFILLLRLVPFQVFPAKWRFGIGKMALGLYLLPIFLAFNWMFSLFPSSNTVNELPINAQHVIPGSFNPTPAIQVQTISANVALVFICLWVIGAIAFAAWQTYCYHRFIKTLKLTRTSVPMTSEIAMLLLVIKENLGLKSEVRLAYSAMIRSPFLIGLRKPTIYLPLKNSANVDISMVFHHELIHLKRKDLWIKALILVARALHWFNPLVHMLSKDIHTWSELSCDEEVVKGMTLADRKRYGETILNVVAGSRNLPIQFCSSLSGDGKQLKRRLTFMLNVKNVNKKTFVVAISTLFVVAAISTVTTAWASSNTPRVVASEEVSAVTRPSQQTDGREDAPTVTRPSAQAAVRDEASVVSRPAAQTTPRDEVSVVPRSDDQVVAREEVPAVTRPSAQEVVRKEASVVTRPAAQEAVPKESPVVTRPAVREEASVVTRPAAQATVREEASVVPAQAASRH is encoded by the coding sequence ATGAATACCATTCTTGTATTACTGTCTACGCTGACTGTTGCCGGAAGTGTCGTTGTTGCTTTCATTCTGTTATTGCGCCTCGTTCCCTTTCAAGTCTTCCCTGCAAAATGGCGTTTTGGAATTGGGAAAATGGCTTTAGGTTTGTATCTATTGCCCATTTTTCTGGCCTTTAATTGGATGTTTTCATTGTTCCCATCCAGTAATACAGTAAACGAGTTACCTATAAATGCTCAACATGTGATACCTGGATCATTTAATCCGACTCCAGCCATTCAGGTACAGACCATTTCAGCAAACGTAGCTCTCGTTTTTATATGCTTATGGGTAATCGGGGCTATAGCTTTTGCAGCATGGCAAACATATTGTTACCACAGGTTTATCAAGACATTAAAACTTACGCGAACCAGTGTTCCGATGACCAGCGAAATTGCTATGCTGCTCCTTGTAATCAAGGAGAATCTGGGTCTTAAGAGCGAGGTTCGGCTCGCTTACAGCGCTATGATTCGCAGTCCTTTTCTAATTGGGCTGAGGAAACCTACTATTTATCTGCCTCTGAAGAATTCTGCAAACGTGGATATAAGTATGGTGTTCCATCATGAACTGATACACCTGAAAAGGAAAGACTTATGGATCAAGGCGCTCATATTAGTAGCCCGTGCATTGCATTGGTTCAATCCCTTGGTTCATATGCTTTCCAAAGATATTCATACGTGGAGTGAACTGTCCTGCGATGAAGAAGTTGTAAAGGGAATGACCCTTGCGGATCGTAAACGCTATGGGGAAACCATCCTGAACGTAGTGGCAGGATCAAGGAATCTACCTATACAATTTTGCTCCTCTTTATCCGGGGACGGTAAACAACTAAAAAGGAGATTAACTTTTATGCTTAACGTAAAGAATGTGAATAAGAAAACCTTTGTTGTAGCGATATCGACGCTATTCGTCGTTGCTGCAATTAGTACAGTGACAACCGCTTGGGCTTCGAGCAATACTCCGAGGGTGGTTGCGAGTGAAGAAGTTTCTGCAGTAACGCGCCCATCGCAGCAAACGGATGGCCGCGAAGATGCTCCTACAGTAACACGTCCTTCTGCTCAAGCCGCAGTCCGTGATGAAGCTTCTGTAGTATCACGCCCAGCAGCTCAAACGACACCTCGTGATGAAGTTTCTGTGGTACCACGTTCGGATGACCAAGTAGTAGCTCGGGAAGAAGTTCCTGCAGTAACGCGTCCATCGGCTCAAGAGGTAGTTCGTAAAGAAGCTTCTGTGGTAACTCGTCCAGCAGCTCAAGAGGCAGTTCCTAAAGAATCTCCTGTAGTAACACGTCCGGCAGTTCGTGAAGAAGCTTCTGTGGTAACTCGTCCGGCAGCTCAAGCCACAGTTCGTGAAGAAGCTTCTGTGGTACCAGCGCAAGCAGCTTCCCGTCATTAA